One region of Gloeocapsa sp. PCC 73106 genomic DNA includes:
- a CDS encoding EAL domain-containing protein, translating to MDNFSESPSHILVIEETTSRKTLLLKEPAYSFGRDPSNSVVLSSKKVSRYHATLLRRTDQDNSCYSFWIIDGNLEGERSKNGVFVNEKRSLVQSLKHGDIIIIGDIKLTYYVIQNMSDFVFLQGGDFDNTSKKVNSHQETLVEAKPELLGVEINKATSHNLVKLASFPELSPNPIIEIDWNGNITYFNPAALATFKNLSQTHLKHPILSGLANNPQQHQGSLFVREVKIDTDFFEQYVHYLPNEKLIRSYIFNFTKRKEIESSLRESKEVYHHLVKQSSEAICLIDRETQNIIEANKAYCDLLGYSTEESLNLKLTDVLAEEKTKEILTVRSEQELELAHQRKDGQIVLLTANFSSVTYRKKEIVCCSVRPVTTSSSPESFLSKSELYHKTTNLASQALFKELLSTNIANCKRNQQLTALLVLELAHFDEIRVSLGELKLPQLLQDIAKRLRSCLRAGDSVAHPYDSQFYVLLAEISQIKDSAKISQRLLDALRPPFEIDKQRIYLNVSIGIVVYDNEDPETFLNHGQIALNRSRQKGSNNYQFYQPHLTTEISRLLRLEKLLEEAIVKEEFLLYYQPRVNVKTKKIVAVEALLRWQHPDFGLITPDRFLPIAEEIGLIVPIGEWVIKKACQQNRTWQKLGLASFPIGVNLSLKQFQQPDLVARITSIVHKVGLDSKWLELELTEKTLLQKIDYSHSMVSEMKNLGLSLVLDDFQPTSSSVAYLKQFPIDSLKVHQSFMAQLKEKSLNVAAIASTIAMGRELDLAIVVEGVETIEQLKLLQNLGCEQMQGHLFSPALNAEDIYQFLAEPEQFFLD from the coding sequence ATGGATAATTTTTCGGAGTCACCCTCTCATATTTTAGTGATTGAAGAAACTACATCTAGAAAAACTCTGCTACTCAAAGAACCCGCTTATTCATTTGGGAGAGATCCGAGTAACTCGGTGGTGCTTTCTTCTAAAAAAGTATCTCGTTATCACGCGACTTTATTGCGGAGAACGGATCAGGATAATAGTTGTTACTCTTTTTGGATTATCGATGGCAATCTAGAAGGAGAAAGAAGTAAAAATGGTGTATTTGTTAATGAAAAGAGAAGTTTGGTACAAAGCTTAAAGCACGGAGATATTATTATTATTGGAGATATTAAGTTAACATACTATGTTATTCAAAATATGTCTGACTTCGTATTTCTTCAAGGTGGAGATTTTGATAATACCAGCAAGAAAGTTAATAGTCATCAGGAGACTTTAGTAGAGGCTAAACCAGAACTATTAGGGGTAGAAATTAATAAAGCTACAAGTCATAATTTAGTAAAACTGGCTTCTTTTCCTGAATTGAGTCCCAATCCAATCATTGAAATTGACTGGAATGGTAATATTACTTATTTTAACCCAGCCGCCCTAGCTACTTTTAAAAATCTGAGCCAAACTCACTTAAAACATCCTATTTTGTCTGGATTGGCTAATAATCCCCAACAACATCAGGGGAGTTTGTTCGTACGTGAAGTAAAAATAGATACAGATTTTTTTGAACAATACGTTCATTATCTGCCCAATGAAAAGTTAATTCGTAGCTATATTTTTAATTTTACTAAACGCAAGGAAATTGAATCATCTTTAAGAGAAAGCAAAGAAGTCTATCATCATTTAGTCAAGCAAAGTTCAGAAGCGATCTGCTTGATAGATCGCGAGACACAAAATATTATAGAAGCAAACAAGGCTTATTGTGACCTGTTGGGATATTCTACAGAAGAAAGCTTGAATCTAAAGCTGACGGATGTTTTAGCCGAAGAAAAAACCAAAGAGATTTTAACCGTTAGAAGTGAGCAAGAGCTGGAATTAGCCCATCAGCGCAAAGACGGACAGATTGTCTTGTTGACGGCTAATTTTAGTTCTGTAACTTATCGGAAAAAAGAAATTGTCTGTTGTTCGGTACGTCCTGTAACCACTTCTTCTAGTCCGGAATCTTTTCTGTCAAAGAGCGAACTGTACCACAAAACAACTAATTTAGCCAGTCAAGCTCTATTCAAGGAATTGTTATCTACTAATATCGCTAATTGTAAGCGGAATCAACAACTGACAGCATTGCTAGTGCTGGAATTAGCGCACTTTGACGAGATTAGGGTTTCTCTGGGTGAGTTGAAATTGCCACAGTTGCTACAAGATATTGCAAAAAGATTGCGCTCTTGCTTGAGGGCAGGAGATAGTGTTGCTCATCCTTATGATTCTCAATTCTACGTGCTTTTAGCCGAAATTAGTCAAATCAAAGACAGCGCCAAAATTTCCCAGCGTCTTCTCGATGCGTTAAGACCACCGTTTGAAATAGATAAACAACGTATTTATCTCAACGTTAGTATAGGAATCGTTGTTTACGACAATGAAGATCCTGAAACTTTTTTAAATCATGGTCAAATAGCATTGAATCGTTCCCGTCAAAAAGGAAGCAACAATTATCAATTCTATCAACCCCATCTGACTACGGAAATAAGTAGGTTATTGCGTCTAGAAAAGCTCTTGGAAGAAGCAATAGTCAAAGAAGAATTCTTGCTCTACTACCAACCCAGAGTGAACGTTAAAACCAAGAAAATTGTTGCAGTAGAAGCTTTATTACGTTGGCAACATCCAGATTTTGGTCTAATTACTCCTGATAGATTTTTACCCATAGCGGAGGAAATTGGCTTGATAGTTCCTATTGGCGAATGGGTAATCAAAAAAGCCTGTCAACAAAACCGAACTTGGCAAAAATTGGGTTTAGCTTCTTTTCCTATAGGAGTGAATCTTTCTCTTAAACAATTTCAGCAACCTGATTTAGTAGCGAGAATCACTAGTATTGTCCATAAGGTAGGACTCGATAGCAAATGGTTGGAATTAGAATTAACCGAAAAGACGCTTCTACAAAAAATCGACTATTCACACTCGATGGTATCAGAAATGAAGAATTTAGGATTATCTCTGGTACTCGACGATTTTCAACCCACTTCGTCCTCGGTAGCTTATCTCAAACAGTTCCCTATAGATAGTCTCAAAGTTCATCAATCTTTTATGGCACAATTAAAGGAGAAATCTTTGAATGTTGCGGCTATAGCTTCTACAATAGCGATGGGACGAGAATTAGATCTGGCGATCGTTGTCGAGGGGGTTGAAACTATAGAACAGTTAAAACTGTTGCAAAATCTTGGTTGCGAACAAATGCAAGGTCACTTATTTAGTCCTGCTTTAAACGCTGAAGACATTTATCAGTTTTTAGCTGAACCT